The Carassius carassius chromosome 34, fCarCar2.1, whole genome shotgun sequence genome has a segment encoding these proteins:
- the LOC132115257 gene encoding protein SSUH2 homolog, with translation MTNSLIYMTCLSSIVFHVQKVCGVCNGSGYRHSNDRCTHCNGRGRENCTSCSSRGSCQCVTCLGKGKLLVFINLNVKWSIEKDEYVAQDSSGLRVDKLEEVSGKELFKDAQFMVYPVRGFPDVSVAQASEHLVREHQGKYAPKSRILQQRQTIELIPITKVNYRWKGKPNFLYVYGNEFKVNADDYPATCCCSVM, from the exons ATGACAAACAGCCTAATATATATGACCTGTTTGTCCTCTATTGTTTTCCATGTGCAGAAAGTCTGTGGGGTGTGTAATGGTTCTGGTTACCGTCATTCTAATGACCGCTGCACACACTGCAATGGGCGCGGACGTGAAAA CTGTACTTCATGTAGCAGCAGAGGCTCTTGCCAGTGTGTCACCTGCCTTGGAAAGGGAAAGCTACTCGTATTCATTAACCTCAATGTTAAATG GAGCATAGAGAAGGATGAATACGTAGCGCAGGATTCAAGTGGTCTGAGAGTGGATAAACTGGAGGAGGTTTCGGGGAAGGAGCTCTTCAAAGACGCCCAGTTTATG GTCTATCCAGTGAGGGGCTTTCCAGATGTTTCTGTTGCACAAGCTTCTGAGCATTTAGTAAGAGAACATCAGGGGAAATACGCCCCAAAATCCCGCATATTACAACAG AGGCAGACAATCGAGCTCATTCCCATAACCAAAGTGAACTACAGGTGGAAAGGAAAGCCTAATTTTTTGTATGTGTATGGAAATGAGTTTAAAGTGAACGCTGATGACTATCCCGCCACCTGCTGCTGTTCTGTCATGTAA